cccaaCATGTCCCAGAATGCAGTCTGAAAGACAAGAACTTGACCAAGACGCTGTTGATGGAGACGgcagattgtttaaagggaatcTTTCTTCAATGACAGTAGAAAACTGGGAATGGTTTCAATCCTTTCATGGTAAATTTCTGACTTATTGCATCTTTACAAATGTGCAACAGCAAATCAAAAGGTTTGGTTTGTTGAGTGGAGCTGGAGCAGTTCatggagaaactgaaagaaacaaaacaaaaatcccaCTCTTATGAAAAGACTAATCACAGCGTTTTCTGCCCTGAAGACAGGCTGATGTAACATGAGAGCAATGCCCACCgagtcctgcaggaggagcagaaatcCGAGGCGGGTGGAGTcgaggctgatggaggagctACAGGGTGGGGCGTTTAAAGAGTCATGGTCTGAAGGCCAGGTCAGCCAGGGAAAACATCATGTTCAGTTTAATCATGCATCCTCTTTAATCTCCATTAAATAAATGACTCACAGCCTCCAGAAGGACATGGCTCCTCTGGAACATCAGAATACCAAGTTTTGATGCATTCATTTGACCTTCAAAATAACCTTTggccaagccccgccccccaacTCAAACGAACCAGTAcgaccagctgctctcaaacGTCGACTCGGATGTTCTCAGTGTAAACCTCTGTAGAACCATCAGAGATGGAGACACTGCCGCTGTTTTCTGCATTACTGAAGTCATTCAAGATGTAACCAGAAACTGGctctcagagaggcagacctccgccagcGCTCAGACCAGTCACCAGCAACCCGAAGGACACCAGATATGATCACACAACACTGTGATCCAgagtgatcggagcggagcgctgcggagtgcggtgcctctctctctcgccctctctccctgtgtgtgtgtgtgtgtgtgtgtgtgtgtgtgtgtgtgtgtgtgtttatctgaaaaggaaaaccgaaaagcaacataatttatgttattttccttcattttaatttgaaagttgaacggattctctcgtattttccgttcggtgcgatctgctctgtccagctttacaacacGTGGTCCACGGCGAGCCgctacgcctcctgtatgagccgtcagagaggttaacagggcgccgatctgacagtcggtgcgcggcgcttcccacaTCCACGTCAGAAGCGGCGcatcctgtgaaccaggcgtttgtcccccctgtcggcgggcctgcccaaccatgtgaaagactccctatctctcaatgataaagaatcctttaaaaaactcctggatccagacagtgatccggatcatcaccaaaatgtaatggattctaagttagcccaagacccacctttccactaagtttcattgcaatccgtccattacttttcccctgatcttgctaacaaaccaaccaaccaatcaaccaacagacggacgtgattacataacctcctggcggaggtaaaaatGGTGAAACGAGGCTCAACAGCAGAACGAAGGGTCCTGACAGAATCAACAACAGCTCTGCAGTGGAGGAGGCTGGTATCATCAGACGATGGAAGGAATACTGAGAGGATCTCCTTAATCCCAGCGCTGCTGGGGACTGAGGTCTGAAGTCtgagaggtggactgaggtctgagaggaggactgaggtctcagaggtggactgaggtctgaaGTCtgagaggtggactgaggtctcagaggtggactgaggtctgaaGTCtgagaggtggactgaggtctcagaggaggactgaggtctcagaggtggactgaggtctgagaggtggactgaggtctcagagctggactgaggtctcagaggtggactgaggtctcagaggtggactgaggtctcagaggtctGAGAGGTGGTTGTTCAGCTCCCCAGTATCAAGTCACCAGGGTTGGATGAGATTGATACCGAGGACCTTCAGTCTCTAGATgagcagggactgtcttggttgaaaCGTCTCTGTACCATGgagtggcggtcggggacggtgcctctggattggcagaccggggtggtgggtcctctttttaaaaagggggactggaggatgtgctccaactataggggtcATACTCCTCCCCGGGAGAGTCTCCTCCAGGGTACTGGAACAttgttcaggaggaacaatgcggttttcttactggtcatggaacactggaccagctctagaccctccatagagGGCTCAAAGGTTCATGGGAGTTTGTCAAGCCAGTCCACGTGTTtggtggatttggagaaggcgttccaCCTCTTCCCTCATGGCGTCTTGTTGGGGGGCTTTGTGAGCACAGAGTCCGGAGCCCCTTTTTAAGGGCcgtccccaccctcacctctggtcctgaGCTCTGGGTCATGACccaaaggacaagatcccggataaaCAGCGGAAATGATGGAAAggcctcgggatcctccaggaagagctggaggaagtgtctgaggACAGGGAAGTCCAGGCgtccctgcttagactgctgcccctgcaaCCTAGTCccagatggacggatggatagatggatggatggatggatggatgaatggatggatggatgaatggatgaatggatgaatggtcAAGTACATGCAAACTTGCAGGCTTGCCCTCTAAAGAGCCTGTCGTCCCTGTCCTCCCAGCAGTAGGTGAGCTTCCTGTTTATACAAGAGCCATCTGcaaaggttttcttttcctgcttttgttttggaaaactCGCCTGAGAAGACCTGACCATCAGCAATGCTGCAGCTCCCCTGCTAGCTGGATGGCCATGGACACCATCAGAGGTGGTGCAGCAGGCTACGTCAGTGGGGCATTTCCAGCAGGGACGAGGAGGCTTGGCCGACAGAGAGTAAAGCATCCTGCAGGGCCTCAAGCTCAGAGaggggaaggtggaggtggaggtgcacCGTCAGGACGTCGCTGGAAGAAGAGCAAAGGCTGGCTGTCTGGCTAAGCAGGGACAATGAGgtggagggcctgagggggtGGAGGTTCAGCTAGGAGGGTGGAGGGTCTGGAGAGGGCCTCAGTGAGGTGGAGTCGGCCCACCCTGTGCTCTCTGTCTTAAAGATGGTTCTtctttcctccatctcctcttgCTCAATCGAACTGCTGGGGTTTCACTGTCAAAGTGTCTCTTCAAATGACTGAGTTGTAtttggcgctatataaataaagctgaactgaactgatgtCCAGTGACCCTCAAACACATCAGGACTGGTGTTGAGACCAGCCCCTGCTGTTCAGAGTGATGCTCCACTGAAGCATCCAGGCCGGCCTCATGAACGGGGTCCTGATGGGACCTGatccccctgctgctggacgccgTGCTGAGGCCTGAGAGGCTGAAACTCCCATCATTTAGCAGTCCACTACTGATGAGGTGAGGATTTACGTCTTTCCCAGGGGTGAGACACAGCTCTCctaaccctgaaccctgaccctgaaccctaaccctgacctcaTGTGAGCACATCcatcagcaccaaggacagttCTCCACCGCTGCCCTCATGGCTCGTGCCCTCACGTCGAGCTGTGTCTGACACTCTAATTCCCAAACAATCAATACTTCAGAAACAGCAATGACTATTAAAGACATGTAAATGTGTTTCCTTTGTCGTTCTGTTCTTTCGCCTCTCTGTGTAGTCCAGGATGCTGCAGCTGACAGTATGAAGCCAGGTTCATGGTCCCAGCAGAGCTTCTACCATCAGTAGCTGTCGCTGAGTGACCAGAGGGATGAAATGCTGAACGATTCCAATCATCATTTCATCCAAAACTTCATATGacaaagaaaatccaaaaacagaGTGAATTGAAACCCTTGTGTTCATGAGAACTGAGATTCCTCCACTTTCAGTATTTTACTGcagtaaaaacacataaaacagatTCAAGTTTAATCTTCAGGACATTGTTCAGGATGaatcacagcagagctgactgatTACCAGAGTAGATCCGCTGtgtccaacagcagcagctgcagtgtgggGTGGAgcatggtggagcagtgtgtgttctgcagcagagctggcaggtgtgttggtgtgtgtgtggtctgcagGTGAGTCTGGTTCTGCCTGGCAGGAAGCCTGATGATCTGTGGTGAGAAATGATCCCCTTTCAGGTGATGGAGCAGCATCTGGGTGGTCCGGCTGCGTCCAGCCTGCTGCCTGGCTGCCGGATGTCACGTCCTTTAATCAGATTTCAGGCTCTGTCCGGGACTTTTCCCCGTCCTCTGTGAGCATGCAGGGAATTCTGATTAAATTGTCTCACTCTCAAATGCATCTAGAATGAAAAAGATCTGCGCAGCTGAAGTGAAACCcgatctgtgctgctgctgcatgaaaCGTTTCCTCATCTCTCAGGAACATCGGCTGTCAGATTGTTGACGGGTTGTATCAGGGGAGATGCTCGTTCCCAGTGGCGCATAATCTGAAATCAAAGTCCTTCTGCAGGAATTCAGGCTGCACATAAATGCAAATGCACATGAAGGCACTACCACTCTGAGCTGATGATATTTGGTCCATTACAACATGAAACTGCTCCAGttaggaacacacacacacacacacacacacacacacacacacacagacacagacacacacacacacacacagacacagacacacacacacacacacacacacacacaccatccaaTCTGAGCCTGGAACACTGTGAGCCTGAACATGAACAGATCAATGAGGGATGACTCCTTGACTTTAATGAAGCACATCTGAGCAAAggctgtgtgacacacacacacacacacacacacacacacacacacacacacacacacacacacacacgtcacgcTCCTGCTCATCCTTTCATTCGTGATGTTGCAGAGGGGCGTTGACTCGGGGGTTGGATGTTTTGTTTGGCGCCTTGCATGAAcctgatcagctgcagcagagccaggcttCAGGCTGTTCTGAAGGGAGCCTCGTCATGCGCCGAGGATTTTTCACCtcggaaaacacatttcagtggtTAAAAGGCCACAACATTCTCTGTCACGTCACTCACAACAGCCTTCTCAGTCATTAAATGATccaacctttgacctttgacctcctgtGTTTGTGAAGCTGTACCCTCAGGTTGATCAGCTGTTAGCTGGCTCACAGGGAGACGTCTTTACTCTGAGATGGACGTTACTCATTCATAAACATTCATTGATATGTTTCACAGTTCAACTAAATAATGATCCACAATGAAACCTCCAGTCTGTGGAGATGAAAAGGATCTCTAACTATTTCAAATGTTATTGATCAAATGTTCTATTTTAAGTGTTTAATCATTCAAACGGACTCATTTGGAAAACATTCATGGCTTTCATGTACCGGAGcacagatggagggatggagggatggaggaatgGAGGAATGGGTGGATAGAGGGGTGGATGTCAGGAGGGGTGGCTGTGTGCTGTGTGATGGATGGTGCGACCCATGTCTCCTcctgggtggagcagcagctcgggACGGGTGGAGCAGCAGTCCGTCCATCAGTGCCGCTCCGGCGGGtcagcctggggggggggggggggggtgggggggggaattGACTGAGACTCCTCTGTCTTCAACCTGCGCTCCGTCACGAGGGCGGTCGTCTGGCGCCGCTGCTTGTGCGTAATGGAAACGTTGGAGCGGCGCGTGAGCTTCAGGTGCGTCAGTTCTTCAGCGCGAGGCTTCAGCCTGGCGTCCCGGCGGATTCTGCCTCCGAGCCTGTCGCGGCTTTGCAGCGGTATGTCAGGAGAACCGCGAGGTTTCAGAGAAACGCGCAGTTCATCGAGCgagcttctcctctcctcctctcctcttttcttttcgcAGACGGAACTTTCAGATCGTGATTTCTCGCAGATGAAACGCGGTTCCTCCCGCAGCGGAgctctttgtttgttttccacctgCCGTGCGTTCCTCAGGACAGAGAGCGGCGATGCGTCTCGCGGCggtggtcttcctgctgctcgTGACGAGCCGCGCCAGAGGTGAGCTGAGACAGGAGCGGCAGGTGCGCCGTGTCCGCGCGTCTGAGCGCTCTGCCCTGTTCCCTCAGGATGGGAGTGCACCGCGGGCTGCGACCCGGAGAACGGCTTCTGCGAGAGAGCGGGGAGGTGCAGGtaggctgctgctgtgtccctggaggaccgggaggaggaccgggaggaggaccgggaggaggaccgggaggaggaccgggaggaggaCAGTCCGTCCAGACCCGCTCCGagccagcaggaccagcagagcctcctctGGGGGCTGACCAGGAGGGAGCCTCTCATGGCCTGCTTTGGTCCATGGACcatgtgtttgacagccctggtTAACCGTCCTCCCTGTGtcctgtgggtctggtgtgAGGACCGGCGCCGGGGCGGTGTGTTAACGGTGTGTGTGCTCCTGCAGGTGTAAGCCGGGCTGGCGGGGGGAGagctgtgaggtgtgtgtgccgTTCCCCGGCTGCCTGCACGGCCGCTGCCACAAGgcctggcagtgtgtgtgtgaggacggcTGGGTGGGCAGCCTGTGTGACCGAGGTGAGGCTCCGCGACCCCCAACACCCAGGGTCACGGCCTGGACCCAGCTAAACCACCGCCTCACGCAGCTCCGCCGGTGATCAGAGGATTTGAAGCCATCTAGAATCACATTTCCATTTCAGCCGCCGCTTGTTCCCCtgacttcattaaaaacaaaggcTGCGGCGCCGCCGGCACCGAACAGAGGGAGGATATTCTGATGAATCCCTGGGCTGCTGCCGGCTGCGTTTGACCTCCtcgtcactgtgtgtgtgtgtgtgtgtgtgtgtgtgtgtgtgtggtgctcaGCTTTGTTTTCTGTGGAGCCAGAGATCTAAAAACAGCATGCTCCCCCCAGACGCCCGGCCCTGCTCGTCCAGCCCCTGCGCCTCCAACGCCACCTGCATCCACACCGTGGAGGGGGGGTTCCTGTGCGTCTGCCCCGCTGGGTTCTCCGGAGAACACTGCCAGCTGAAGAGCGGACTCTGGTGAGTTCCTGTTGAATGTCCTCGGCTCCTGCCGGCCATTCGAGTCCGTCTTCAGGGGACGGTCCTGGGACAGCGGCGCTCAGTCCAGCTCCTCTACGGCTGAGACCAGACCGGTCCGTCAGACCGCTGGGTGAATGACACTGCCACTGTCAGACCTGGCTTCAGAGGAGGCTGGGGCTGGATGAGGAGCGGtagtttgacaccagcctcgccctgcaggtgtgtgtgctgctgcaggctgtgaaCCTGCGGCATCAGAATCTGGCGGCGTGCTCTGAAGTCAGTCCAGGGTCCACGTGGTGCAGTGAACAGGAAGCTgagtcctgctcctcctgcactctgacctctgaccctggagGTCACCCCACAGCCTGCACTCCTCTCATATTTACCCATCAGACCTGGCAACTTCTGCAACTCCGCAACTCTTCGCTCCGAACACTCAGGTCTTTAAACTCCACATGCTGCAGCTTTCTCCCTTGtctgatttatttttgcatGAAAAACTCATGAAGGGTTTATGGAAACATGCTTCCTCTGATGGATCGGTCCAGACTGGGGCAGGTTTTACCCATCAGGCGCTGGGGGAGAGTCAGGACAGCCGGCTTGAAAGAATGTGATAAATAAACCATGAAagtctcagctgctgtttgaacaAACTGGCATGTGGCTCAGAGACTGCAGGCTGGCTTCAGGTCGGAAATAAGAAGCAACAAGAAATAAGCAATAAGAAATAAGAAGCAGCCATGTGGGATTACCGGGGGGGGGCGGGAGGAAATGAGGATCTGCATGAGGAAGCGCTGCGTTGCGTCttgaggctggtggaggagtctgagctcctcatcctcagcagaggcagcaggacaGATGTaaacccctcctcctcctgcagagcggaGCCGAAGAGGGCGTCTGGCGCTCCTGAACGGCAGACCGAGTCCTGCTGGGAGCTCAGCCGAGCAGCCGGTCTCAGAGCGACGCCACGCTCAGAACCACACCGCGGTCAGAGGTAAACCCTAGAAGGCTTCTGTCCGGCGGCGTCTGTCCGGCGGCGTCTGTCCGGCGGCGTCTGTCCAGCGGCGTctccccgcccccctcctgctGGACAGTGTCCTCGCTGTGGACGCCTCGGGGGTCGTCGGGTCGGGTGGAGTTACTGATGATGAGCTTCAGCTGCCGGAGCCCCGGTTCCTCTGACAGCCGTGACCTTCACAGGTGACCCTCAGAGGACAGGATGGCGGTCAGATTCCAAACCAGGCCGGCCGCTGCCGGTCGGACCTGAGGCTCAGCTAGCAGCGTTCTGGTCCAGCCTCACCCCGGTTCAGGACTGCTCTGGTCCCGGACCAGGTCAGAGGAGCTCCATCATCCCGGGAGGTTTTCACCACGTCTCAGCTTCCTGAAGGAATCCTGCTGCAGTGCGAGGCCTGGTTCATCAGCTGCAGGGTTCTGGCCCCCCGCTGAGCGCTGTGAGAGCTATCGATTCGCGCTCCGCTCGGCTCCCACGGCTCTGATCAGATACGCTGCCGGACGCTTCCTTGGTTTCTCTCCACTCTAACAGCTTTTCCAACagcagaaaatgactgaaatcaatgtcctcagcgtctctgtcaGCAGCTGCACCGGCTGCTGCCTGAATTATCCACACTTTCACAGGAGACtgagttcctgctgctgtgtggccGATAAGGGAAGACCTGGAAGAAAGGCTAGCAGGACGATTGACCCACCTGCCAGACAGAACAGGTTACAATTGGAATGTTTTTATTTGGTACTTGAAACACTCAAAATTGAAGGAAATGAGAGTAAAAAAGGtgacccaggaccaggaccagaatcAGGACCCTGTACCCAGAAATGGGGCCCTGGTCCTGGGCCAGGACCCTGGCCCGGTGGGGgccctcagctctgctgctggatggTGACAGGGTGAAAGGTGAAAGGTGACTGCCTGTGCTCTGTCCCGCAGCTCTCCCTGTCAGAACGGAGGGTCGTGTTCGGACGCCGCCGGCGCCTCCTGCCTGTGTCCTCCGGGGTTTTCCGGACCGGAGTGTGAGATCGGCCCCGACGGCTGCCGGCCCAACCCCTGCCTGAACGGCGGCAGCTGCGGCCGCGGCGGCGCGGCGTTCCGGTGCGCCTGCCCGCCCGGCTTCGGCGGGTTGACCTGTAACGACACGGCCGGCCGGTCCGCCTGCGCCGGCCGGCCCTGCGGCGCCGGCGGCGCCTGCGTGGATCGGCTCGACGGGACTTTTGGCTGCGTCTGCCAGAAGGGCTTCGCCGGCCCGACGTGCGCCCCGCTGCAGCACGGAGCCCGGGGGGTCCGGCCGGAGCGGCGGGCGCCGGCCCCGGGCCCGCAGCACTACTCCCTCCCCGCTCACGCTTTCCACCGGCTGCTGCGGCCGGCCGAGCGCGACCTGCTGAAGGTCACCCTGAAGGAGGCGGCGCCGCCCGGCGTGCTGTTGGGCCGCGCACAGCTGCTCTGCTTCGCCGCGCTGGCCCTGCTCACCGGCCTGGTCATCCTGGGCAGCGCCGCCATCGTGTTCTTCGGCCGCTGCGAGGCGTGGCTGGCCAACGCCCGGTACGGCCGGCTGGTCCGGCGCCACAGGGACCACCTGCTGAGGGGGGGCGGCGCCCGGGACCGGCCAGACCACTCGGTGCACGTCATCCTGCCGGAAAAGATCCGACTGGGCAGCTTCGGGAAACGCTACACCTCCATCTGACGGAGTCAGcgctccaccctccctccaccgtcctccctccaccctccaccctccctcctccaccctcctccctcctccctccaccttccctcctccctccctcctccaccctcctccctcctccctccaccctcctccgtcctccctccaccctcctccctccaccctcctccgtcctccctcctccctcctccctccaccctcctccgtcctccctcctccctccaccctcctccgtcctccctccaccctccttcctcctccatcctccctccaccctcctccctccaccctcctccctccacccttctccctccctcctccaccctccctcctccctccaccctccctcctccctccaccctcccccctccctccctccctcctccaccctcctccctcctccctccaccctcctccgtcctccctccagcctccaccctccctcctccctccacccttctccctccctcctccaccctcctccctcctccctccaccctcctccgtcctccctccaccctcctccctcctccctccaccctcctccctccaccctcctccgtcctccctccaccctccttcctcctccgtccttcctccaccctccctccccccaccctGGGACTGGTTCACTGCTGCAGTATTTTGAATGTAACACATCCTGGACCTCGAGGACCAATGTTTATGTAGTCTCAACTTTGcagtttcccacaatgcactgggAAGAACATTACGAGATGTGGTGGTTTGACATTTCTCACCTTGACTGTAGACTCTGTCCTTTCGTCGGGACCCATGTTGAACCTGTAAAGAGACTTTATTAAATGCGCCACTTTATTTCCAGACTTCCAGAGCTGATGTTTACCAGCAGGTCATCAGGACAGGGACGGAAGGACGTCGCTCACATGTCCCAAACTCTGTTTTCTACTGGTTGATAAAAGGTATTATTTAAATGAACACAAGGCGATGAGAGTGTTGAATTAAAGTCCTGAGTTAGTTTCAGCGCAGACCGTCTCCTCGCTGCATGCAGTGAGTTTCCATGTCTTCATCGTGCGTTGTAacgtgaaaatgtttgaaagcgTCAAGGTAAACTGATTCTCAGAGTTGTACTGAATCGTGAGTGGGAGGCTGACTCCCTCTGGTGGTGTAGTGATCGTGACCGCGTTGCTTTAAGAACTGTTCTTAGACGCTGAGTCTCGTTTATCTTTGGAGCTGAATCACTGGATCCACCTGGAGCTGACAGAGCTGATCGATCCTTTTCCATCAGTAGGAAATGTGCTGGAGTGTTCGCTGAACCTTCAGTCCTCTGTGGAAAGACGGGCAGAGGGAAGAGGGAAGTGTTTCCCCTCCGGATGTCTCTATGGGCTGAAGGAGTgtcctccagcctctgcagCTGATCGGGGATCACATGTCAAGGTTACGTTCCAGTTTGACTTATAGGGTGAAGATGAGGAGCCGCTGCTGTCCGTCTTATTCTCAGCtggtttgttgttgtattttaacCAGACAGTGTTTTGGTGTGTGCTGCTTTTAATAGAATTAATAAATAATTGTCCCCGATGAAGAGACGTCCAGTCATGTATGGACAGCAGCAGACCAGATGTCCTGAAACCTTCAGGACCAA
Above is a window of Salarias fasciatus chromosome 19, fSalaFa1.1, whole genome shotgun sequence DNA encoding:
- the dlk1 gene encoding protein delta homolog 1, which encodes MRLAAVVFLLLVTSRARGWECTAGCDPENGFCERAGRCRCKPGWRGESCEVCVPFPGCLHGRCHKAWQCVCEDGWVGSLCDRDARPCSSSPCASNATCIHTVEGGFLCVCPAGFSGEHCQLKSGLCSPCQNGGSCSDAAGASCLCPPGFSGPECEIGPDGCRPNPCLNGGSCGRGGAAFRCACPPGFGGLTCNDTAGRSACAGRPCGAGGACVDRLDGTFGCVCQKGFAGPTCAPLQHGARGVRPERRAPAPGPQHYSLPAHAFHRLLRPAERDLLKVTLKEAAPPGVLLGRAQLLCFAALALLTGLVILGSAAIVFFGRCEAWLANARYGRLVRRHRDHLLRGGGARDRPDHSVHVILPEKIRLGSFGKRYTSI